In Amycolatopsis sulphurea, one genomic interval encodes:
- a CDS encoding undecaprenyl-diphosphate phosphatase, with protein sequence MGWFESLVLGLVQGLTEFLPVSSSAHVRIVAALAGWDDPGAAFTAVTQIGTELAVVLYFGAKIGRILRAWFLGLFRPQWRRDPDSRLGWLIIVGSLPIVVLGLLLQDQIDKSFRDLRITATTLIVFGVILLIADRVGAQRRNLDHLTVPHGLAFGVAQALALIPGVSRSGGTTSAGLLMGYTRAEAAEYSFLLALPAVFGSGLYKLTDIGKNGETAQWGPTILATLVAFGVGYLVIAWLMSYIKRRSFVPFVIYRVALGVLLFGLVFGGVLDPNAGPAGG encoded by the coding sequence ATGGGGTGGTTCGAGTCCCTCGTGCTGGGGCTGGTGCAGGGACTCACGGAGTTCCTGCCGGTGTCCTCGAGCGCGCACGTGCGGATCGTCGCCGCGCTGGCCGGCTGGGACGATCCCGGGGCTGCGTTCACCGCGGTCACCCAGATCGGCACGGAGCTGGCCGTCGTGCTCTACTTCGGCGCGAAGATCGGGCGGATCCTGCGGGCCTGGTTCCTCGGCCTGTTCCGGCCGCAGTGGCGCCGGGACCCGGATTCCCGGCTGGGCTGGCTGATCATCGTCGGCTCGCTGCCGATCGTGGTGCTCGGCCTGCTGCTGCAGGACCAGATCGACAAGAGCTTCCGGGATCTGCGGATCACCGCGACCACGCTGATCGTGTTCGGCGTGATCCTGCTGATCGCCGACCGGGTCGGCGCCCAGCGCCGCAACCTCGATCACCTGACCGTGCCGCACGGGCTGGCCTTCGGCGTGGCGCAGGCGCTGGCGCTGATCCCGGGCGTGTCCCGGTCCGGCGGCACCACCAGTGCGGGCCTGCTGATGGGCTACACCCGTGCCGAGGCCGCGGAGTATTCGTTCCTGCTGGCCCTGCCCGCGGTGTTCGGATCCGGGCTGTACAAGCTCACCGACATCGGCAAGAACGGGGAGACCGCGCAGTGGGGGCCGACCATTCTGGCCACCCTGGTCGCGTTCGGCGTCGGCTACCTGGTGATCGCCTGGCTGATGTCCTACATCAAGCGGCGCAGCTTCGTGCCGTTCGTGATCTACCGCGTGGCGCTGGGCGTGCTGCTGTTCGGCCTGGTCTTCGGCGGCGTGCTCGACCCGAACGCGGGA